Proteins from one Pseudomonas sp. KBS0710 genomic window:
- a CDS encoding glucose 1-dehydrogenase encodes MQISLQQQVALVTGASSGIGAGAAKALAEAGAAVVLNYNSQAAPAEALAAQINANGGRAIAIGGDVSKEADVERLFAQTLDAFGHLDILVANSGLQKDANLVDMTLEDWNTVIGVNLTGQFLCARAAVRIFNRQGIRDGVSRAAGKIIHMSSVHQIIPWAGHVNYAASKGGVEMLMRTLAQEVSEQRIRINGIAPGAIRTAINRAATEGAAEKQLLKLIPYGRVGDVEDVANAVVWLASDASDYVVGSTLFIDGGMSLYPEFRGNG; translated from the coding sequence ATGCAGATCTCCTTGCAGCAACAAGTGGCCCTGGTCACCGGCGCCAGTTCCGGCATCGGCGCAGGTGCGGCAAAGGCGTTAGCCGAAGCCGGGGCGGCCGTGGTGCTCAACTACAATTCCCAGGCGGCGCCGGCCGAAGCCCTCGCCGCGCAAATCAACGCAAACGGCGGGCGGGCGATTGCCATCGGTGGTGACGTGTCCAAAGAGGCCGACGTGGAGCGCTTGTTCGCCCAGACCCTCGACGCCTTCGGCCATCTGGACATTCTGGTGGCCAACTCGGGCCTGCAAAAAGACGCCAATCTGGTCGACATGACCCTTGAGGACTGGAACACCGTGATCGGCGTCAACCTCACCGGCCAGTTCCTGTGCGCCCGCGCCGCCGTGCGGATCTTCAATCGCCAAGGCATTCGCGACGGCGTATCGCGGGCGGCCGGGAAAATCATCCACATGAGTTCGGTGCACCAGATCATCCCCTGGGCCGGGCATGTGAATTACGCAGCCTCCAAAGGCGGCGTGGAGATGCTGATGCGCACCCTCGCCCAGGAAGTCAGCGAACAGCGCATCCGCATTAATGGCATCGCACCCGGGGCGATTCGCACCGCAATCAACCGTGCGGCCACTGAAGGCGCGGCTGAAAAACAACTGCTCAAGTTGATTCCCTACGGCCGCGTGGGCGATGTGGAAGACGTCGCCAACGCGGTGGTCTGGCTGGCCAGTGATGCCTCCGATTACGTAGTGGGCAGCACCTTGTTTATTGATGGCGGCATGAGCCTTTATCCGGAGTTTCGCGGCAATGGTTGA